One segment of Bacteroides caecimuris DNA contains the following:
- a CDS encoding DUF456 domain-containing protein, with protein sequence MLDIVLIVISALCLIAGLAGCILPFLPGPPIAYLGLVFLHLTDKVQYSTTQFIVWLLIVAVLQVLDYFTPMLGSKYSGGSKWGNWGCIIGTLVGLLFLPWGIIVGPFLGAVIGELLGNKEFSQALRSGFGSLLGFILSTLLKFVICGYFCYQFIVGLVR encoded by the coding sequence ATGTTGGATATTGTTTTGATTGTGATAAGTGCCCTTTGTCTGATAGCCGGATTGGCAGGTTGTATTCTTCCGTTTCTTCCGGGACCACCTATTGCTTATTTGGGATTGGTTTTTCTGCATTTGACGGATAAAGTACAATATAGTACGACGCAATTTATCGTATGGTTATTGATTGTAGCTGTATTGCAGGTATTGGATTATTTCACTCCGATGTTGGGAAGTAAATATAGCGGCGGCAGTAAATGGGGAAATTGGGGATGTATCATCGGAACGTTGGTCGGGCTTCTTTTCTTGCCTTGGGGAATTATTGTCGGTCCCTTTCTTGGTGCCGTGATTGGTGAATTATTGGGAAATAAGGAGTTTTCCCAGGCACTAAGATCAGGATTCGGTTCATTGCTCGGATTTATTCTCAGCACTTTGCTGAAGTTTGTTATCTGCGGTTATTTCTGTTATCAGTTTATAGTCGGGCTTGTCCGGTGA
- the rpiB gene encoding ribose 5-phosphate isomerase B, producing MKTIGLACDHAGFELKEYVRGWLEAKGWAYKDFGTNSTASVDYPDYAHPLALAVESGECYPGIAICGSGNGINMTLNKHQGVRAALCWNAEIAHLARQHNDANVLVMPGRFISTEEANMILTEFFSTKFDGGRHQNRIDKIPAK from the coding sequence ATGAAAACAATCGGATTAGCATGCGACCATGCCGGTTTTGAACTGAAAGAATATGTTCGCGGCTGGTTGGAAGCAAAAGGCTGGGCTTACAAGGATTTCGGAACTAACTCTACCGCAAGCGTAGACTATCCGGATTATGCTCACCCACTGGCTCTTGCAGTGGAATCGGGAGAATGTTATCCCGGTATCGCTATCTGCGGCAGTGGAAACGGAATCAATATGACGCTGAACAAGCACCAAGGGGTTCGTGCCGCTCTCTGCTGGAATGCAGAGATCGCACACCTGGCTCGTCAGCATAATGACGCTAATGTACTGGTTATGCCGGGACGCTTCATCAGCACTGAAGAAGCGAATATGATTTTGACAGAGTTCTTCTCTACCAAATTTGACGGCGGTCGTCATCAGAACCGTATTGATAAGATTCCGGCAAAATAA
- a CDS encoding tetratricopeptide repeat protein translates to MEQIDNLKELINQGDVDTAIKQLDQLLRDTSVKEEKDTLYYLRGNAYRKKGDWKQALDNYQYAIEINPDSPAAQARKMAIDILNFYNKDMFNQ, encoded by the coding sequence ATGGAGCAAATAGACAACCTAAAAGAGCTAATCAATCAGGGGGACGTGGACACAGCGATTAAGCAATTGGACCAGCTTCTCCGGGACACTTCTGTCAAAGAAGAAAAAGATACTCTTTACTATTTACGGGGAAATGCCTACCGAAAGAAAGGAGATTGGAAGCAGGCACTGGACAACTACCAGTATGCCATCGAGATCAATCCGGACAGTCCTGCCGCTCAGGCCAGGAAGATGGCAATAGATATCCTCAACTTCTACAACAAGGATATGTTCAATCAATAA